A single Micromonospora luteifusca DNA region contains:
- a CDS encoding DUF1453 domain-containing protein has protein sequence MSGWVLAAIITLALIAIVVKRLIGEPLNGRDLWAPPVILTAIGLYTLLKTDGLHADDYAWLVGGSTLGLALGYLRGSLVVVYEKRGFLWQRYRGRTFVAIVGTLVVMLGYGLLADKVGMQSAARPIQLSIGISFIGEALAVTRQGIALRVPFAPERR, from the coding sequence GTGAGCGGCTGGGTCCTGGCGGCGATCATCACCCTTGCGCTGATCGCCATCGTGGTAAAGCGGCTGATCGGCGAGCCACTGAACGGGCGCGACCTGTGGGCGCCGCCGGTGATCCTCACCGCCATCGGCCTCTACACCCTGCTCAAGACCGACGGCCTCCACGCTGACGACTACGCCTGGCTGGTCGGGGGCTCCACATTGGGTCTCGCACTCGGCTATCTGCGCGGCTCGCTCGTCGTGGTCTACGAGAAGCGCGGCTTCCTGTGGCAGCGCTACCGCGGCCGGACCTTCGTGGCCATCGTCGGCACGCTTGTCGTGATGCTCGGCTACGGCCTGCTTGCCGACAAGGTCGGCATGCAATCGGCGGCTCGCCCGATCCAGCTCTCCATCGGCATCAGCTTCATCGGCGAGGCGCTGGCCGTGACCCGCCAGGGCATCGCCCTGCGGGTGCCGTTCGCCCCCGAACGTCGATGA
- a CDS encoding AfsR/SARP family transcriptional regulator: MGYELRVTLFGTSLLQNGHQRSQITRAQNRGLLALLALNANIFVTYDWAIEALWGGRPPSSARTQIHTGVHAIRRALRKLAAEDLLTSNSCGYALRIDPGQVDATLFERKVQQARSASAVDNHDEATTLLEEGLALWSGPALGDAAGAFVAGARQRLDQQRASAIEDLIALEMRAGRHTDVVDRFSAVIDQFPLRERLRGQLMLAQFRAGNKVAAIENYQQFRTQLADKIGLDPSPQLRALQHAIIRDDISLDGSAQQFATPFDSAIPVV; this comes from the coding sequence ATGGGGTATGAGTTGCGAGTCACACTCTTTGGTACCTCCTTGCTGCAAAACGGGCATCAGCGCAGTCAGATCACCCGCGCCCAGAACAGGGGCCTGCTGGCGCTTCTGGCGCTCAATGCAAATATCTTTGTCACGTATGACTGGGCGATCGAGGCACTGTGGGGCGGCCGCCCCCCGTCCAGCGCACGGACCCAGATCCACACCGGGGTGCACGCGATCCGACGCGCCCTGCGCAAGCTGGCCGCAGAAGACCTGCTGACCAGCAACTCCTGTGGCTACGCGCTACGGATCGACCCGGGTCAGGTGGACGCGACCCTGTTCGAGCGGAAGGTCCAACAGGCCCGGTCGGCCTCCGCCGTCGACAACCACGACGAGGCGACGACGCTCCTGGAGGAGGGCTTGGCCCTGTGGAGCGGCCCGGCGCTCGGTGACGCCGCCGGCGCCTTCGTGGCTGGCGCCCGACAACGGCTCGACCAGCAGCGCGCCAGCGCGATCGAAGACCTCATCGCGCTGGAGATGCGGGCCGGAAGGCACACGGACGTCGTCGACCGGTTCTCTGCGGTGATCGATCAGTTTCCGTTGCGGGAAAGATTGCGCGGCCAGTTGATGCTGGCGCAGTTCCGGGCCGGCAACAAGGTCGCCGCCATTGAGAATTACCAACAGTTCCGCACACAATTGGCGGACAAAATCGGCCTCGACCCGAGTCCGCAATTGCGCGCGCTGCAGCACGCGATCATTCGGGACGACATCTCGCTCGACGGCAGCGCCCAGCAGTTCGCCACCCCGTTCGACTCGGCGATTCCCGTGGTGTGA
- a CDS encoding flavin reductase family protein gives MTSPTAATTDSEGRLSPDRFRQVAGHFATGVTVLTTGHPGELLGTTVNSFVTVSTDPLLVLVSLVTDGRARTSVGNAGNFVVNILGADQAETARRFARSDRPTGVTAFADLRWRPAPHSGAPILLDGIGYFECRVTEAAAAGDHTLYIAAVRDFDLLSDTEPLLFVRSRLTRC, from the coding sequence ATGACGAGTCCGACGGCCGCGACGACCGACAGCGAGGGCCGGTTGAGTCCTGACCGTTTCCGCCAGGTGGCCGGACACTTCGCGACCGGCGTGACGGTGCTGACCACCGGGCACCCCGGTGAACTGCTCGGCACCACCGTCAACTCGTTCGTCACGGTGTCGACAGACCCGCTGCTGGTGCTGGTCTCACTCGTCACCGACGGGCGGGCGCGGACGAGCGTCGGCAACGCGGGCAACTTCGTGGTCAACATTCTCGGTGCGGACCAGGCCGAGACGGCCCGCCGGTTTGCGCGCAGCGACCGGCCGACCGGGGTGACCGCCTTCGCGGATCTGCGTTGGCGGCCCGCCCCGCACAGTGGGGCGCCCATCCTCCTGGACGGCATTGGCTATTTCGAGTGCAGGGTGACCGAAGCCGCGGCCGCCGGGGACCACACGCTGTACATCGCCGCGGTCCGGGACTTCGATCTGCTGTCTGACACGGAGCCGCTGCTTTTCGTGCGCAGTCGGTTGACCAGATGCTGA
- a CDS encoding LLM class flavin-dependent oxidoreductase yields MDLSLFYFANDSCEADADRYELLREGARFADVNGFSAVWMPERHFHPFGGIYPNPSVTAAAVAQLTSRIGIRAGSVVAPLHHPLRIAEEWSVVDNLSGGRVGLSFASGWHARDFALRPENYDNRRQLMIDYLEQVRRLWRGETITVADGVGQEQELRIYPPPVQPELPVWVTSAGGIETFRAAGRSGAGLLTHLLGQSVPELADKIAAYREAAAEQAEPGQRPGHVVLMVHTFVGDSEDEVRELVRGPLTHYLRSSLGLVLGSQAGSARKIDPAKMRPSDIDFLIDRSFDRYVDDGGLLGAPEKARKVLDRLADAGVDEVACLIDFGVPTARVLSGLEHLGELRPYAASLETALR; encoded by the coding sequence GTGGATCTCAGCCTCTTCTATTTCGCCAACGACAGCTGCGAAGCCGACGCCGACCGGTACGAGCTGCTGCGTGAGGGTGCTCGGTTCGCCGACGTCAATGGGTTCTCCGCGGTGTGGATGCCGGAACGGCACTTCCATCCGTTTGGTGGGATCTATCCCAACCCCAGTGTCACGGCGGCTGCCGTCGCGCAGCTCACGTCGCGCATCGGCATCCGAGCGGGAAGTGTCGTCGCGCCGCTGCACCACCCGCTGCGGATCGCCGAGGAGTGGTCCGTGGTCGACAACCTGTCCGGTGGTCGAGTGGGGCTCTCCTTCGCGTCGGGGTGGCACGCCCGGGACTTCGCCCTACGGCCGGAGAACTATGACAACCGCCGCCAGCTCATGATCGACTACTTGGAGCAGGTGCGCCGGCTGTGGCGGGGCGAGACGATCACCGTCGCCGACGGCGTCGGTCAGGAGCAGGAATTGCGGATCTACCCGCCACCCGTGCAGCCGGAGCTGCCGGTCTGGGTGACCAGTGCCGGGGGGATCGAGACGTTCCGCGCCGCAGGTCGCAGCGGTGCGGGACTCCTCACCCATCTGCTCGGTCAGAGCGTTCCCGAGCTCGCTGACAAGATCGCCGCATATCGCGAAGCGGCGGCCGAGCAGGCCGAGCCCGGGCAGCGCCCCGGACACGTGGTGCTCATGGTGCACACCTTCGTGGGGGACAGCGAGGATGAGGTTCGCGAGTTGGTCCGCGGCCCTCTGACGCACTATCTGCGCAGCTCGCTCGGCCTGGTGCTGGGTTCGCAGGCGGGCAGCGCCCGCAAGATCGATCCAGCGAAGATGCGCCCGTCCGACATCGACTTCCTGATCGACAGATCGTTCGACAGGTACGTCGACGATGGTGGCCTGCTCGGCGCGCCGGAGAAGGCCCGCAAGGTGCTGGACCGGCTGGCGGACGCTGGCGTTGACGAGGTCGCCTGCCTCATCGATTTCGGAGTGCCCACTGCGCGGGTCCTGTCGGGCCTGGAGCATCTGGGGGAGCTGCGTCCGTACGCGGCGAGCCTGGAAACAGCCCTGCGATGA
- a CDS encoding MFS transporter, whose product MNLLHHVVPPPGPIRRLVSSSFARSVGHGILLSVSVLFFLRSVGIPAAQVGLGLTIAALVGMLASIPAGHAADVLGARNTATFFVVLQGALIFTYALVGSFPAFVVASCLVVLAEASSSASRGALVAKVVPAGERVAARAFMRSTNNLGVSIGAVAGGVALHFDTRPVYLGMLFLSGVLYVGAGLVYLTFPQVPGVSKPAEGPRLPVLRDKPFVVISLLNTVLMMNAGILTVGVPIWITERTAAPTWTFSAMLVLNTAMVVLFQVRVSRGADDVVGGARALQRCGVALAACCAIFALAAGRAPWLAVGILIVGAVVHVLGELLCAAGGWALAYELAPEHAIGQYQGLFATTEQLSAAITPALVTALVIGFGWPGWLVLGALMLAASALVPAVARWGLRTRERYGVVAADPVVPSPATT is encoded by the coding sequence ATGAACCTCCTGCACCACGTCGTCCCCCCGCCCGGCCCGATCCGGCGGCTGGTCAGCAGCAGCTTCGCGCGCAGTGTCGGGCACGGCATCCTGCTCTCGGTCAGCGTGCTGTTCTTCCTGCGCTCGGTCGGCATTCCCGCTGCCCAGGTCGGCCTCGGGCTGACCATCGCCGCGCTCGTGGGAATGTTGGCCAGCATCCCGGCCGGGCATGCGGCGGACGTGCTCGGCGCGCGCAACACGGCGACCTTCTTCGTGGTGCTCCAGGGCGCGCTGATCTTCACGTACGCCCTGGTGGGCTCGTTCCCGGCATTCGTGGTGGCAAGCTGTCTGGTGGTGCTCGCCGAGGCGTCGTCCAGCGCCTCCCGAGGGGCGCTGGTGGCGAAGGTCGTGCCGGCGGGTGAGCGGGTGGCGGCCCGCGCCTTCATGCGCTCGACCAACAACCTGGGCGTCTCGATCGGTGCGGTGGCCGGTGGTGTCGCCCTGCATTTCGACACCCGGCCGGTCTACCTCGGGATGCTCTTCCTCAGCGGTGTGCTGTACGTGGGCGCGGGCCTGGTCTATCTGACCTTCCCGCAGGTGCCCGGCGTCAGCAAGCCGGCGGAGGGACCGCGGTTGCCGGTGTTGCGAGACAAGCCGTTCGTGGTGATCTCGCTGCTGAACACCGTGCTGATGATGAACGCCGGCATCCTGACCGTCGGCGTGCCGATCTGGATCACCGAGCGGACCGCCGCCCCCACCTGGACCTTCTCCGCGATGCTCGTGTTGAACACGGCCATGGTCGTCCTGTTCCAGGTTCGGGTCAGCAGGGGCGCCGACGACGTGGTGGGCGGTGCCCGGGCGTTGCAGCGCTGTGGTGTGGCACTGGCCGCCTGCTGTGCCATCTTCGCGCTCGCCGCGGGCCGGGCACCGTGGCTCGCGGTCGGCATCCTGATCGTGGGCGCCGTGGTGCACGTGTTGGGCGAGTTGCTCTGTGCCGCGGGCGGTTGGGCACTGGCCTACGAGCTCGCCCCCGAGCATGCCATCGGGCAGTACCAGGGTCTGTTCGCCACCACCGAACAGCTGTCGGCGGCCATCACCCCGGCCCTGGTGACCGCGCTGGTCATCGGCTTCGGCTGGCCCGGCTGGCTGGTGCTGGGCGCGTTGATGCTCGCCGCCAGCGCCCTGGTGCCCGCGGTGGCCCGTTGGGGGCTGCGCACCCGAGAGCGGTACGGCGTCGTGGCAGCCGACCCGGTCGTCCCCTCGCCAGCCACCACCTGA